A stretch of the Poseidonibacter antarcticus genome encodes the following:
- a CDS encoding response regulator — MAKLLIVDDSTMLRDMLNYALTEGGYTEVTEAIDGVDGLAKANSTDFDLIITDVNMPNMDGLTLIGELRKIPKYSKKPILVLTTERSDEMKTKGKAAGATGWIVKPFVPDQLLKAVNIVLSR, encoded by the coding sequence ATGGCCAAGCTTTTAATCGTAGATGATTCTACAATGTTAAGAGATATGTTAAACTACGCATTAACTGAAGGAGGTTACACTGAAGTAACTGAAGCTATTGATGGTGTAGATGGTTTAGCAAAAGCTAACAGCACTGATTTTGATTTAATAATAACTGACGTAAATATGCCAAATATGGATGGTCTAACACTTATTGGCGAACTAAGAAAAATTCCAAAATATTCAAAAAAACCTATTCTAGTACTAACAACTGAGAGAAGTGATGAAATGAAAACCAAAGGTAAAGCAGCAGGGGCTACTGGTTGGATTGTTAAACCTTTTGTTCCTGATCAATTATTAAAAGCCGTAAACATTGTATTAAGCAGATAA